The genomic window ACGAACACCGTGGTGCCGTTCCCGGCAAGCTCCCGGAACTGTTCCCAGAAGCGCCTGCGAAGCTTGGGGTCGACGCCGGCGCTCGGCTCGTCGAGCAACAGCAACTCAGGTTCATGCACTAGAGCGGCGGCGAGCGAGGCGCGGTGCTTCATGCCGCCCGAGTAGGTGTGGACCGGATCGTCGGCACGTCCGCTCAGATCGGTGAACTCGAGGACTTCGGCGACGCGCCTGGAGAGATCGACGGATGTGTGCGCCGAACCGAAGAAGCTGACGTTGGCCCGCGCGCTCAGGTCCTCGTAGAGCACGGATGACTGCGGCATGTAACCGATCCTCTGCCGCAACCTCGCGCGCTCGTCGTGAGGGTCCAGCCCCAGGACTCGGACTTCTCCCGCCGTTGGCCGTAGGCTCCCTACGAGTGATTTGATCAGTGTCGTCTTACCCGCGCCGTTCGGACCCACCAGGCCGAAGATCGCACCTTCCGGGACCTTCAGGTCGACTCCGCGCAAAGCCTCGATATCGCCGTACCGCTTCACCAGGCCGTTTATCTCGATCGCGTTCATCGGTGGTCCTTCCGGCCCCGTTCCAGGCCTTGGAGGAATGTGTCGATAGAGGTACGAAGATGCTCTTCGTCGGATGGTCCACCTTCGAGCAGGGAGGGGAGGAAAACCCGGCCGAGGAGTTGCGGCAGGAGCATGCCCACGAAAGCTCGAGCGGCTGCACGAGTGTCGTGGTCCTCGAGCCGGCCCAGTTCGACCTGCCGGCTCAGGTAGTTCTCGAGGAAGCCGATCACCCGACCCGGCCCGATCTTGACGAACATCTCGGCCAGCTTCTCGTGGCGGAATACTTCCCCGGCGACTAGGCGGATCAGCTTCTGCCTTCGGCTCCGGAACTCGAACAGCCCGGCACCGAGGCGCATCAGGACCAGCCTGGGAGGCTGGTCGATGAGCGAGTCGGCGTGGTCGATCAGTTGCATGAAAGGCGCTTCGAGGGCCTGCGTTTCGACTAC from Trueperaceae bacterium includes these protein-coding regions:
- a CDS encoding ABC transporter ATP-binding protein, which translates into the protein MNAIEINGLVKRYGDIEALRGVDLKVPEGAIFGLVGPNGAGKTTLIKSLVGSLRPTAGEVRVLGLDPHDERARLRQRIGYMPQSSVLYEDLSARANVSFFGSAHTSVDLSRRVAEVLEFTDLSGRADDPVHTYSGGMKHRASLAAALVHEPELLLLDEPSAGVDPKLRRRFWEQFRELAGNGTTVFVTTHLMEEASLCDRIAILRQGRIIACDSPGAILRRGKVRLVVERNGEVLQTVVSDPGDVAKSLHAHGLSREVTSVSIDAEPMESVVLSLIDQEENR
- a CDS encoding TetR/AcrR family transcriptional regulator, which codes for MTDESNRRQQIVAAALEEFAAKGFKGATIKSIAKKAQLASPALIYHYFPDKDALFTAVVETQALEAPFMQLIDHADSLIDQPPRLVLMRLGAGLFEFRSRRQKLIRLVAGEVFRHEKLAEMFVKIGPGRVIGFLENYLSRQVELGRLEDHDTRAAARAFVGMLLPQLLGRVFLPSLLEGGPSDEEHLRTSIDTFLQGLERGRKDHR